In Parageobacillus sp. KH3-4, the genomic window GACTAGCGAAAGATCAATGTACATTCCTTTTCCTGTCCGTTCGCGGTAATATAGCGCAGCGGCGATTTGCTCGACCGCATGGATGCTGCCGATCAAATCGGCAAGCGTAATCGTCGGATGAACAGGGCGCCCTTCTTGATCTTTCAGCTGCGCCAGCACTCCGGTCATCGCCATGTAATTTAAATCATGGCTTCCCAATAAAGAATACTTGCTCTGTTGTCCGAAGCCGCTAATCGAACAGTAAATGACCGTTTCATTGATGGCACGGATATCTTCGTAGCTTAAACCGAGCCGTCTCATTACTCCCGGCCGGAAGCTTTCGATAATGACATCGGCCTTGCGGATCAGCTGTTTTGCCGTCTGTAAATCCTGTTCATTTTTTAAGTCCAGGGCAATGCTTTTTTTGCTTGCATTGTTTGCGCGAAACACGCATTCCTCCGCAAGCGAACGCATCATATCTCCCGTTTTTGGTTCAATTTTGATGACCTCTGCTCCTAAATCAGCTAAACGGAGGCTGGCAAACGGACCGGGAAGGTAGTGGGAAAAATCGATGACTGTTACTCCGTCTAACACGGCGTCACCCTCTTTCTATAACTCCAGGTTTCTCGCAATAATTGTTTTCATCATTTCGTTTGTTCCGGCGTAAATCGCGCTGACGGGGATATCGCGGTATCGTCTAGCAATCTCGTATTCTTCCATATACCCGTAGCCCCCATGGAGCTGCATACTTTCCGCAGCAATGCGCTTCGCCATTTCCGTAATCCACCATTTCGCCATGGAAACGTGCGCCACCACACTTTTCCCTTGCATATGTTCCTCAATGACGCGATCGACAAACGTCCGGCCGATGGAGATTTCCGTCGCCATTTCGGCAAGGCGGAATTGGACGGTTTGAAACTCGCTAATTCGCTTTCCAAACGCCGACCGCTGCTTTACATATCTCTTCGTCAACTCAAACATGACTTCCGCCGCCGTCTGCGCGGCAATCGCCACTATAAGCCGCTCTTGCTGGAGCTTTTCCATCAAGTAATAAAATCCTTTTCCTTCTTCGCCAAGCAAGTTTTCTTTCGGCACTTTCGCATCGTGAAAAAACAGTTCGGCCGTATCTTGCGCGCGCAGCCCGACTTTGTCAAGCTTTCTTCCGCGCGTAAACCCCGGGGTATCGCGCTCGATGACAAGAAGGCTGATACCTCTATGCGGCGGTTTGGCGTCCGGATTTGTTTTGCAGGCAACAACGACTAAGTCGGCATGAATGCCGTTGGTAATAAACGTTTTTTGTCCGTTGACGATGTAGTAATCGCCGTCTTTGCTCGCCGTTGTGGAAATCCCCGCCAAGTCCGATCCAGCTCCCGGCTCGGTCATCGCAATCGCTGTAATGATTTCGCCGGATACGCACTTCGGGAGCCACTTTCGCTTTTGTTCTTCCGTACCGTAAGAAGCGAGATACGGAACGACAATATCGTTATGCAAGCCGATGCCGACCATACTCGAACCAACTTTTTCTAATTCCTCGTTAATCACAACCGAATACGCAAAATCCGCATTGAAGCCACCGTACGTTTCATCGACCCACGGACAGAGAAAACCGTTTTCTCCCATTTTCGTCCAAAACGAACGGGGAATGATTCCTTTTTGTTCCCATTCCGAATAGTACGGATACGCTTCTTTTTCTAAAAACTTGCGAAAGGCATCGCGGAAAATATGGTGCTCTTCGCGTAAATATGCAGCGGTCATCCCATCCCCTCGCTTTCAGATTTTTGTCGCGTTTTTCATTTGCACGCAGAGCAAACACTTTTGAATTTTCCTGCTCGCGTTTCTCAGCAAAGCACCAACGAAATAATAAGCGCGCGGCCGGTTGCAAGATGCGAGATAATCGCTATTTTAAAAATTTTTAGAATATTATGCGGTAACGCTTGGATCTTTTTTCACCACGAAAGCAACGACTTTTTCTTCTATTCATCCGGCGTGCCGACAACAGCAACATCGATCACGCCATGATGTTTGCATAGCCCATCTTCCGCTTCGCGCGGGTAGGCGTTTTCCCCGCCGTTAATGCATGTCATAGACACGGTCAGCCACATACAAATAGCTGTCTTCATCCATACAGCTTAAATCGCCGGAATGATGCCATCTTTTTATACATCGCCCTTGTGGCTGCTTTCTCCCGGTTATAATAGCCGACTATCATGCCAGGACCTCTCATAATAATTTCGCCGACTTCCCCTGGCGGAAGCACGTCATCCGGGTCAGACGGACCGTCTTCCCGCGACCTGACGACACGAACTTCATGATTTAGGCAGATGCGCCCGGCAGATCCGGCTTTTGTCAGCTGCTCATCTTTCAGCAAAAACGTCACTGCCGGTCCCATTTCCATCATGCCTTATGCCTGAATAAGATCGATTCCTAACCGTTCTTTACATTCTTTGCCAAGAACAGGAGCCATTGGAGCGGCGCCGTACAATCCAAGGCGAAGTGATGATAAATTATAATCGCTAAGTTTCTTTGGCAAAAAGCAGATTCCATATCGTCGGCGCGGCGAACAACAACGTAATTTTTTCTTATTCAACCGTTTGTAGCATTAACTTTGGGGCGAAATGATGGACAATGATGTTTACGGCACTCGTATGAACGCGCGGCAAAAAGCAGCAATGCAACTCCGCACAATGAGACATCGGCGCGGCGACAACCGCGAATTCACATCACTGAAATGCAAAGCATGGAAAAACTACTTCGCCAATCTTCATCTACATGTGCATAGCCCCTTGTCATTTTAAAACATCAGTATTATTTTATTGTTTTAATATAAATAAAATATCAAATATAAATACTATTATGAATATTAATCGCCCGACTTCTTTATGTGTAACTATTCTACACATTATCAAAAACTCCTCTATTTGCATAAAAAAGAAAGGGCCATTTCCCCTTTCTCGCTTACGTGCCTACTATAAGATCCCGACCGCGGATCAGCGCTAGCTCCTTTTTATCATATTTCCCTTCGTGTAACAAGCGCACCGCCTGTTTGCGAATCGCTTTTTCAATCAAGTTGCGCACATAGCGCCCGTTGCTGAATTTTCCGCACTGTTTCGCCTCAAGCATTTCTTCCATATGATAATATAGTTTTCGCTCCGCTTCCGGCGTGAATTCGTACTCCCGTTCGCGCAACATTTGTTTGGCGATTTTCACCAGTTCATCGACCGTATAATCAGGGAACTCGATGGTTAATGGAAAACGGGAAGGCAACCCTGGATTTAATGATAAAAAATAGTCCATCTCTTTCGGATACCCCGCCAAAATGACAACTAAATCATCGCAATAATCTTCCATTCCTTTTACAAGCGTGTCGATTGCTTCTTTTCCAAAGTCTTTTTCCCCGCCGCGCGCGAGGGAATACGCTTCATCGATAAACAAAATGCCGCCGCGCGCCCTTTTAATTAAATCTCTCGTCTTGTTTGCCGTATGCCCGATATATTCTCCGACTAAATCGGCCCGTTCCGCCTCAATAAAATGCCCTTTTGAAAGAACGTTCATTTCAAAAAACAGTTTTCCCAACAAACGCGCCACCGTCGTTTTCCCCGTGCCGGGATTTCCTTTAAAAATCATATGAAGCGCCTGCTTATTCGATTTTAGCCCATTTTCTTTGCGAACTTTGTTAATATATAGCCACGCATAAATTTCTTTAATGATTTTTTTGACATGATCAAGCCCGATCAGTTGATCCAGTTCTTTTTGGATATCTTTTAACACGCGATGCTCCTCGTAATTAATTATTTCATTCCGATCGTCTTTGACAAGATGATTAATATTTTTCGAATTGAGGACAACATTAATTTGCCCTTTTGCTTTGTTCATCGTCAATTCCGACAATGGGGCGTCACCTCACTTTCCCGTTTCATCGCTTTCTTTTTCACCGCTTCATTATTCTTTATCAGTATACGTTCTGCATCGCCAATTCGTGACAATCGCCCAAGCGAAAGGAGCAAACAGGAAATTCCTCTTCGATGGTTGAACAGCAAATCGCTGGCCTGCATCAGCATGCTTGGAAAAACGCCAATCCCTCATTATTGTGCAACATTCCCCTCTCCGTCCAGCAAATTCAAGAAAACAACTTTTTGCCGCTTCCTTTTTATACGATGTCCGGGACTTAATCCGAAAATATGATTCCGCAAGCTTCAAAAGAAATAAAGTTTTGTATATTTTATTCAGCACGATCTGTTTTTACGAGTAAAAAAGCGCCCGCCTTCATTGACGGGCACTTTGCTGTTTGCGTCGCTATCCAATTTTGGCACGACAATTACTCTGTCTCAAATTGAACATTTTTTTCCGGCGCGAACGTAGAAATCGCATGCTTATAAATGAGCTGTTGTTTTCCTTGAACTTCCAACAGCACAGTAAAATTGTCAAACCCTTTGATATAACCTCGGAGCTGAAAACCATTCAATAAAAATACGGTGACTTGTGTTCCTTCTTTTCGCAATTGATTTAAAAATTGGTCTTGAATGTTAATCGAATTTTTCATAAGACGTCCTCCTCTTTTTCTCTCTACCTATTTTATATATTCGCTTCTAATTGAAGCTTTCCTGCTACGTATTGAAAAATTTCCTCCGCTTTCTCGTCAAACTTTGCTACATCGGTCATATCGAACCATTGCACAGGCATTTGATTGCGAAACCATGTGAGTTGTCGCTTCGCGTAGCGTCGTGAGTTTTGTTTCAGCTGTTCAATCGCTTCTTCTAAAGAGACGCGCCCCTCAAAATAGGCATACAGCTCCTTATAACCAATCGCTTGGACGGATTGGCAATTGCGAATGCCGCGGTCGTATAATGCCTTCGCTTCTTCCAGCAGCCCTTCGGCAAGCATTTCGTCTACCCGTTCATTAATACGACGATACAGCTGTTCACGTTTCATTGTCAGTCCAATAATCGCCGCATCGTAAAGAAGCTTTTTTGTTTGTCCCTGCTGCCATTCCGTCATCGTCTTACCCGTGCAATGATATATTTCTAGCGCGCGGATGACGCGGCGAATATTGCGTGGATGGATCCGCGCTGCGCTTTCCGGATCAACCCCTTTCAGCATGTCGTAAAGGGCCATTTCTCCTTTATCCTTGGCGATCTGCCGAAGTTGGCGACGATATGCCTCATCGGAAGGAGCCGCCGAAAAACGGTAGTCATAAATGACGGATTGAATGTAAAGCCCCGTGCCGCCGACAATCATCGGCAGGCGTCCACGCTCGGAAATTTCATGAATAAGCGAACGTGCAAGATGTTGAAATTCGACGACGGAAAACGATTCCCACGGTTCTTTAATGTCAAGCAAATGATGCGGAATCCCTTCCATTTCCTCCGGTTTAATTTTCGCCGTGCCGATGTCCATTCCTTTATAAATTTGCATCGAATCGCCGCTGATAATTTCTCCATGTAACCGTTTCGCTAAAACAATGCTTAGCTTCGTTTTTCCTACGGCGGTCGGTCCGATGATGACGACAAGCTTCTCTCCCATCGGTAACTTTCACTACTTTCTTTCATCATTATGTACATTTATTTATTATATCCAAATAAACAAAAATTTTGCATGTATTTTTCGTGATAAAATGACAAAAAAGAAACGAACGCCGCAATGGACGTTCGCTACACGTTGAATCGTTTTACAAGTGATTGCAAGTCTTCTGCCATTTTTGCCAAAGAAGCAGACGAAGCAGAAATTTCCTCCATCGATGCAAGCTGTTCTTCTGTTGACGCCGATACTTCTTGCGTTCCCGCCGCGGCGGATTCGGCAATTTGCGTCACTAGCTGCATCGATTGCGCTACTTGTTCCACAGCAGCTGACATTTGCTGTACGGAAGCGGAAACGTCTTGAATTTGCGCCGCAACTTCATGAACAGAGGTCTGAATTTGTCGAAAAGCTTCTCCGGATGTGCTGATAGCACCGGTGCCATTCGCCACTTCTTTTTGCACCGTTTCCATCGATTGAACAGCTTCGTTTGTTTCCTCTTGAATCATCGCGATTAGCGAAGCAATTTGTTGCGCCGACTGTGCCGATTGTTCAGCCAATTTCCGCACTTCATCGGCCACAACCGCAAAGCCTCGTCCATGCTCGCCTGCCCGCGCGGCTTCAATCGCCGCGTTCAGCGCCAAAAGATTCGTCTGCGCAGCAATTCCGCTGATCACTTCGGTAATTTTTCCGATTTGTTCAGAACGATTTCCTAATCCTTTTACGACCCCTGCAAGGCGCTCAACGGTATCATTGACTGTATTCATTTGCGCGACGGCCGTTTGAACTGTTTTTACGCCTTCCGACGCTTTTTCCGACGTTTGCATCGCAATCGCCGACACGTTTTGTGCGCGTTCGGAAATTTGTTGAATTCCTTCAGACATTTGCTCGATCTTTTCGGATGTTTCTTCTACGCTTTGCACCTGTTTTTCCACACCTGCGGCAACATCTTGAATGGTTAACGCAATTTGTTCCGTCGCCTTGCTTGTCTGTTCGGCGCTTGCTGTCAATTGTTCAGAAGACGACGCGACTTGTTCGGCGCTCATCGTCACTTGCTCTAGTACATCACGCAAATTTCTTGCCATTTGGTTAAACGATGCCGCCAGTTCTCCGATTTCGTCACGGTTGTGAACGACAATTTTCTTTCCGGTCAAATCGCCATCGGCAATTCGTTTTGCCGCTTCAGAAAGAGTAAGAAGCGGGCGGGAAAGGATGCGGCTGATGTAAAAGGTAACAATGCTGCCAAGCACAAGTGCCGCTATCCCAATGATGATCATCCATGATTTAATGGCCTTAGATTCCGATGTCGTCGCTTCACTCGCCTGCTTCATATCTCTTTGCTGAATTTCCGTCAGCTGCTGTGCCACGGTGTCAAATTGCGTTGTAATGTCTCTACCCGTCGTGGCTATTAGCTGTGTATATGCCTCGACATTGTTTTCGTTCTTCAATTGAAACGACTTTTGTCCTAGTTCGTAAAACCGCTGTTCCAATTCATTCAATCTCGCGAGCAATTCTTTTGTGTCTGTTCTTGTCAACGTTTTTTCTAATTCTTTGCTTAGTTTTTTATACTCATTGTGCGCTGCCGTAAAGTTGGTTAATGATGTTTCATCGCCGATAAGCAAATAGCCGCGCATGCTTCCTTGTTCGCGCCGAATAGCAATTTCCAACTGTTTAACATTAACAACATTTGGAACTTTATCATGGACAAGGCGCGTATAATTAGCATCAATCGTGGAAATTTCATAGTAAGCAAAACCGACAAGTATCACTAACAACAAATATATCACGCCAAATCCTGCTGTCAGTTTCTTTCTTACAGTCATGTTCATGTCAAATCCCCCGTTCATTGCACCATATATTCCCCTGATAGAAAATACTTCTCTTTTTTTATTATCGGCATATCAACCCAAATATTTAGAGCATCTCTCCAGAACGAAACAAATTATTTTTTTCTTGTTCCGACTCATCGTAAATGAACAACGATGTGACTAAAGCGACAATACTGCCGATAAAACCAAACAAAAACAGATGATGGATGCCTGTCATAAAATCGGCCGCTTTCGTTAAAAAGGCACCCATAATCGTGACGCCAATGGCTGTGCCAATATTGCGACAAAACATGAAAAACGAAGTCGCGATTCCCTTTTCATGTGCATCGGCAAGCTGCTGCGAACCGATGATACCGACGGTAGATGTTAATCCAAACGATAGCCCTTGAATGAACATGACAAAAAAGACGTACAAAAATCCGTAGCTTTCATTTAAAAGCGCAAGCAACAGTCCAGAAAGCACAAGAAGAACGTTTCCGATAATCAATAAAATGCGATACCCGTAACGTAAAATCCATTTTCCTGCCGGTACAGCCGCAATCATCCAACCAATCGACATGCCTAAAAGGGCGACACCGCTCACAAACACCGATTGGTGCACGATATTTTGCAAAAATAGCGGTATGTAGCTTGATGTACCGAATAAAGCGACACAGCTGACAAACCCGTTCATGTTCATCCATTTTAACGTTTTATGCTGCACGAGCGCCAATGGAACAAGCGGAGACGCTTGCTTTTTTTCATATAAGTAAAAAACAACTAATAGCACAGCGCCAATAACGCCATACGTCCAATAGTTGCTTTCGACCACCGTCGTCAACAGAAAAAGGCTGATCGCGGTCGCAAATAATGCCGCTCCGATGTAGTCAATCGCCGCCTGCTTTGGTTCGTACACTTCTTTATATGGCAATAGTGTGAGCAAGGAAAGCAAGCAAAGCGGGATATTAATATAAAAAATCCAGCGCCATGATGCGTATTCGACAAACAACGATCCTAACAGCGGCGCCAAAACGGCGGAAATCCCCCACATCGCCGTAAAAAACGCTTGAATTTTGCCGCGCTTTTCAATTGGAAACAAATCCCCGGCAATGATGGCAGGAAACGGCATCATAAAACCAGCGCCAATTCCTTGCAGCGCGCGGAATATAACAAGCTGAACCATATTTTGCGACATCCCGCAAAGAAGAGAACCGATTAGAAATAAAATAATGCCGAAGCTAAACACTTTCTTTCTCCCAAAAATGTCGGAAAGCCTCCCGGCGATTGGAGAAAGAACGGTCGTCGTAATCATGTAAGAGGCAAACGACCACGCGTAAAGAGAAAATCCTCCGAGTTCTTTCGCAATAATCGGCATCGTCGTATTCATGATTGTTGTATCCATCGATGCCACGAGCATCGCGAGCACAATGCTTACCATTACAGATATTTTGCTATTCACTGCATCTGTCCCCCTCTTTATTTATCTTATCTATCATGAATACCTTATTTTACACGACATCATTGCTTTCATACAAAGAAAATGCTTTTTACAACGAAACGAATCAATTGCTTTTTCCGTATTTTTTCGTTACCATAAAATTGGAAAGTTTTATATTTCCTTCTCCGGCGCCCGAAAACGCTAACACGATCCTCAACGGCACATACTTATACTAAACTAAAGGAGGAATTGGATGAAAAAAACAACAAGCGTATTTTATTTCTCAATAGCGATTGCTGCTTTATTTATTTTTTGGGGGATGATTCCTGCCAACAAGCTGCCCGATTATAACTTGGGTGCTGTCAGTACAGCGGTGCATTCCTTTTTAATTGATAAATTCGGCTGGTTTTATTTATTGGCGGCGACAACATTTCTTGTTTTTTGTTTATTTTTAATCTTTTCGAAGTACGGCAATATTCGTCTTGGTGCGGACGATGAGAAGCCGGAATATAGCAACATCACATGGTTTGCAATGTTATTTAGTGCCGGTATGGGAATCGGGTTAGTGTTTTGGGGGGTGGCTGAACCAATTTCCCATTATTACGAGCCACCTGCCGGAGAAGGAGGAACGCCGGAAGCGGCGCGCACGGCGATGCGGTACGCCTTTTTCCATTGGGGGCTGCATCCGTGGGCAATTTATGGCGTAATTGCGCTGGCGCTTGCATATTTCCAATTTCGCAAAAAAGAACCAGGTGTCATTAGCCGCGCATTGCGGCCAATATTTGGCGACAAAACAAATGGCGCTGTCGGTGTCGCGATTGATACGCTCTCTGTATACGCAACGACCTTTGGCGTTGCAACTTCGTTAGGGCTTGGAGCAATTCAAATTGGCGGAGGATTGTCACATTTATTTCCATCAATAACAAATAACTTTACAACTCAATTGATGATTATTATCATTGTTACATTTTTATTTATGCTTTCCGCGCAAACAGGATTGAATAAAGGAATTAAAATATTGAGCGATATGAACATCATTCTTGCCGTTCTGCTGATGTTTTTTTTGCTTTTTGCTGGCCCGACGAACTTTATTATGGACGTATTTACAACAACAATTGGTTCTTATTTGCAAAACTTGCCGTCCATGAGTTTTCAGTTGGCGCCGTTTGAACAAAGCGACTGGCCAAAATCGTGGACAATTTTTTATTGGGCATGGTGGATCGCGTGGGCGCCGTTTGTTGGAACGTTTATCGCCCGCATTTCCAAAGGGCGCACAATTCGCGAATTTATGATCGGAGTGTTAGCTGTACCAACAGTATTCAGCGCCTTATGGTTTTCCATTTTCGGCGGTTCAGCGCTATATTTAGAACAATTTCGACATATTGAGATTATGGATGTTATGAATGAAAAAGGAATGGAAACAGCTCTGTTTTTCATGTTGTACCAGTTTCCGCTCGGTGCGATTTTATCTGGGCTGGCGATTTTACTCATTTGCACATTTTTCGTCACATCAGCCGATTCAGCTACGTTCGTTCTCAGTATGCAAACAACAAATGGGATGTTGAACCCACCAAATTCCGTAAAATTTATTTGGGGGATCGTTCAAGCGGCAGCCGCTGTCATCTTGCTTTGGACAGGCGGTTTAGAAGCGCTGCAAACCGCATCGATCATCGCGGCGTTTCCGTTTGCGATCATCATGATTTTGATCGTCATCTCGTTAATTCGTTCGTTTCAAAAAGAGCCTATTGCCAAAAAACGAATATAAATAAAAAGCGAATGCCTCGCATTGCCGGCTGATATTATCCCCTACAAGTAGACAGCAAAAACAGAGGACATTTGATATGATGTTCTTAATTGTCTACTTGGGAGGGGATTTTTTATGGCGAAAAAAGGACAAACGCTTAACACCCATTTTAACATCAGATCCAGTAAACACTATAGCTCCCCTTTCCGGCGAAATAATAATTGCGCTCGACGATCATTGTTTAATTTTTTTTATCTCGTTGTTCAGCGGTTTGTTGGTCAACTCCCCTTCCCATCGGCGCCAGTAGATCCACAAACGTAAAAGGACCAAAGAGTTTCATTGACGCTGTCAATAAGTTATGGTAAGATGAAATAAATCATATAAAACCGATAAGAAATAACGGAAAATAAATTGCAAATCCAATCAAGAGTAGCGGAAATACTGTCCTATGAATTCTAGCTGAACAGTCGGTTCTAGAAGATAAGGTGAAGCGCAACACTTCTTCTTATCGAAGAAGTTTTTCATTTTTTATCATGGGGAGGAGAGACAAAATGAGATATGGATTTTGGCTGCCGATTTTCGGAGGCTGGCTGCGCAACGTTGAAGATGAAAACATGCCGGCGACGTTTGAATATGCGAAAACGGTGGCGCA contains:
- a CDS encoding BCCT family transporter, producing the protein MKKTTSVFYFSIAIAALFIFWGMIPANKLPDYNLGAVSTAVHSFLIDKFGWFYLLAATTFLVFCLFLIFSKYGNIRLGADDEKPEYSNITWFAMLFSAGMGIGLVFWGVAEPISHYYEPPAGEGGTPEAARTAMRYAFFHWGLHPWAIYGVIALALAYFQFRKKEPGVISRALRPIFGDKTNGAVGVAIDTLSVYATTFGVATSLGLGAIQIGGGLSHLFPSITNNFTTQLMIIIIVTFLFMLSAQTGLNKGIKILSDMNIILAVLLMFFLLFAGPTNFIMDVFTTTIGSYLQNLPSMSFQLAPFEQSDWPKSWTIFYWAWWIAWAPFVGTFIARISKGRTIREFMIGVLAVPTVFSALWFSIFGGSALYLEQFRHIEIMDVMNEKGMETALFFMLYQFPLGAILSGLAILLICTFFVTSADSATFVLSMQTTNGMLNPPNSVKFIWGIVQAAAAVILLWTGGLEALQTASIIAAFPFAIIMILIVISLIRSFQKEPIAKKRI
- a CDS encoding methyl-accepting chemotaxis protein, encoding MNMTVRKKLTAGFGVIYLLLVILVGFAYYEISTIDANYTRLVHDKVPNVVNVKQLEIAIRREQGSMRGYLLIGDETSLTNFTAAHNEYKKLSKELEKTLTRTDTKELLARLNELEQRFYELGQKSFQLKNENNVEAYTQLIATTGRDITTQFDTVAQQLTEIQQRDMKQASEATTSESKAIKSWMIIIGIAALVLGSIVTFYISRILSRPLLTLSEAAKRIADGDLTGKKIVVHNRDEIGELAASFNQMARNLRDVLEQVTMSAEQVASSSEQLTASAEQTSKATEQIALTIQDVAAGVEKQVQSVEETSEKIEQMSEGIQQISERAQNVSAIAMQTSEKASEGVKTVQTAVAQMNTVNDTVERLAGVVKGLGNRSEQIGKITEVISGIAAQTNLLALNAAIEAARAGEHGRGFAVVADEVRKLAEQSAQSAQQIASLIAMIQEETNEAVQSMETVQKEVANGTGAISTSGEAFRQIQTSVHEVAAQIQDVSASVQQMSAAVEQVAQSMQLVTQIAESAAAGTQEVSASTEEQLASMEEISASSASLAKMAEDLQSLVKRFNV
- a CDS encoding MDR family MFS transporter, which encodes MNSKISVMVSIVLAMLVASMDTTIMNTTMPIIAKELGGFSLYAWSFASYMITTTVLSPIAGRLSDIFGRKKVFSFGIILFLIGSLLCGMSQNMVQLVIFRALQGIGAGFMMPFPAIIAGDLFPIEKRGKIQAFFTAMWGISAVLAPLLGSLFVEYASWRWIFYINIPLCLLSLLTLLPYKEVYEPKQAAIDYIGAALFATAISLFLLTTVVESNYWTYGVIGAVLLVVFYLYEKKQASPLVPLALVQHKTLKWMNMNGFVSCVALFGTSSYIPLFLQNIVHQSVFVSGVALLGMSIGWMIAAVPAGKWILRYGYRILLIIGNVLLVLSGLLLALLNESYGFLYVFFVMFIQGLSFGLTSTVGIIGSQQLADAHEKGIATSFFMFCRNIGTAIGVTIMGAFLTKAADFMTGIHHLFLFGFIGSIVALVTSLFIYDESEQEKNNLFRSGEML
- a CDS encoding CoA transferase encodes the protein MLDGVTVIDFSHYLPGPFASLRLADLGAEVIKIEPKTGDMMRSLAEECVFRANNASKKSIALDLKNEQDLQTAKQLIRKADVIIESFRPGVMRRLGLSYEDIRAINETVIYCSISGFGQQSKYSLLGSHDLNYMAMTGVLAQLKDQEGRPVHPTITLADLIGSIHAVEQIAAALYYRERTGKGMYIDLSLVDGLLSMMMNHFVIEHDTGRKNGIDVLAGTIVSYHLYETKDGRYVSLAALEKKFWENFCHAVEKPEWIPHHDSLASEENEIFQEIVRLFQTKTLQEWIEFSQTVDCCLAPVLEADEAKTLFAADSYRKMIHIAGRRIEVATRYDEELWQKRKPAPSLDEHGDQLRKKEW
- the hfq gene encoding RNA chaperone Hfq, with protein sequence MKNSINIQDQFLNQLRKEGTQVTVFLLNGFQLRGYIKGFDNFTVLLEVQGKQQLIYKHAISTFAPEKNVQFETE
- the miaA gene encoding tRNA (adenosine(37)-N6)-dimethylallyltransferase MiaA; this encodes MGEKLVVIIGPTAVGKTKLSIVLAKRLHGEIISGDSMQIYKGMDIGTAKIKPEEMEGIPHHLLDIKEPWESFSVVEFQHLARSLIHEISERGRLPMIVGGTGLYIQSVIYDYRFSAAPSDEAYRRQLRQIAKDKGEMALYDMLKGVDPESAARIHPRNIRRVIRALEIYHCTGKTMTEWQQGQTKKLLYDAAIIGLTMKREQLYRRINERVDEMLAEGLLEEAKALYDRGIRNCQSVQAIGYKELYAYFEGRVSLEEAIEQLKQNSRRYAKRQLTWFRNQMPVQWFDMTDVAKFDEKAEEIFQYVAGKLQLEANI
- the spoVK gene encoding stage V sporulation protein K, producing the protein MSELTMNKAKGQINVVLNSKNINHLVKDDRNEIINYEEHRVLKDIQKELDQLIGLDHVKKIIKEIYAWLYINKVRKENGLKSNKQALHMIFKGNPGTGKTTVARLLGKLFFEMNVLSKGHFIEAERADLVGEYIGHTANKTRDLIKRARGGILFIDEAYSLARGGEKDFGKEAIDTLVKGMEDYCDDLVVILAGYPKEMDYFLSLNPGLPSRFPLTIEFPDYTVDELVKIAKQMLREREYEFTPEAERKLYYHMEEMLEAKQCGKFSNGRYVRNLIEKAIRKQAVRLLHEGKYDKKELALIRGRDLIVGT
- a CDS encoding acyl-CoA dehydrogenase family protein, whose amino-acid sequence is MTAAYLREEHHIFRDAFRKFLEKEAYPYYSEWEQKGIIPRSFWTKMGENGFLCPWVDETYGGFNADFAYSVVINEELEKVGSSMVGIGLHNDIVVPYLASYGTEEQKRKWLPKCVSGEIITAIAMTEPGAGSDLAGISTTASKDGDYYIVNGQKTFITNGIHADLVVVACKTNPDAKPPHRGISLLVIERDTPGFTRGRKLDKVGLRAQDTAELFFHDAKVPKENLLGEEGKGFYYLMEKLQQERLIVAIAAQTAAEVMFELTKRYVKQRSAFGKRISEFQTVQFRLAEMATEISIGRTFVDRVIEEHMQGKSVVAHVSMAKWWITEMAKRIAAESMQLHGGYGYMEEYEIARRYRDIPVSAIYAGTNEMMKTIIARNLEL